The sequence below is a genomic window from Nicotiana tomentosiformis chromosome 6, ASM39032v3, whole genome shotgun sequence.
AGGACCTTGTTCTCTAGGTGTaattataaatagtgagctctattatcattgtaagggacacgaattttctgactaGCATACACTATATCCTATCAAAAGCTTAATAACATTCTACTtgcttacttatttatattatttttactgCATCCGGTAGCTCCCCGTCCGGGACTAAGATATCTGTCATTTATTTCAATTAAGGCTAAGTCTTAAGAATTAGTTGTTCATACACTAACATTTGGTTCGGTTAACGTTATCGTTATGGCAGAAATTATAATGAAAATTATTTATATGGTGAATAATAATGTACGAATTTTTTTTATGGGgtaaataataaaacaaaaattGTTATGCAAGAATTTTCTAATCTAAGGgtatatttttcttaaatttttatttaaatattgctAATACACAATTTTTAATATTCTATCTCATATAAAACAATACATAAATTCTAGTGTAAGTTATACCTCTACGATAGTATATCGTTATTTGTGAAACATATACGCACATTTAGCGCCCATTTGGTCATGaaatatttttcacttttttttgaaATCAGTGTTTGACCATAaagtttttaattttcacttgaagatgaattttgaattttttcgaaaatttgaaaagttccaaaaaactgtttttcaaaattttcactcagatcactcacaaaaaataaaaaataacccaaaattatattcatatccaaacacaattctaattttcaaatactattttcacttgaatttttttaaatttttttttttaaaattttacaattcttatgtccaaacgcccacttaaaaTAATGTGTTACTACAACATGTGTAATTTGGCTATTCCCCATTTATCTTTCCACTATATGCAAACGGCAGTAAGTAAAGATCGAAGTGGGCTAACGTTTTCTGTTAGAGCTCCCGTTCGAGCCGTGACGGCAATATTGACTCTAGTTAACGGCTTCCGTCACGCCTATAAATACGGGTTCTCTATCAGCACATCACTTGATATCTAGATCACAAGACTAGAATAGAAACTTGCATTGCTTTCTTCTTCCACTAGTGAAACCAACACACAAAACAAGATTCATCAGACAGTTTTTAAAATGGTTGCGTAAAGAAGAATATGCATCTTTGTTCTTTTTTTCACTGTTTCCTTTGAAAAATTTATCTGTTCACTCCATTTAAGAAGAGATACCCACATATAAAAACATTATTACTCAGCagtcttttccttcttttattgtcTATTAAGAATGGGAAAGAAAGAGCAGAATGTTTcgaaagagaaagaaagagttgAAGCTGTGCTAAACCTTCTCAGAAAGCAAGAACCTCTCACAGTTAAACaggtttttattttcttttccccTCTCCATGTATATAGCTTTGTCTTAAATTCTTAATGCATAAACTTATTATATTTACGGTTCAAACTTCAAAAGTtgtttaaacttttaattttatcttcttctatTTTTGTTAATAAAGATATGTTGTATTTAATTATGAATATTTTGTTAGACTTTGAAGTAGAGAACTAGATGAAAAACAAGTAGTAGCTAGTAATTAAATATCCGTAGCTGAAAGTACAAATGCAATTTATCTTATGGTTGCAGGAGAAGTTCTGTAACTATGCATGTATAGAGAGGTTTCTGAAAGCCAAAGGCGACAATGTTAAGAAAGCTGCTAAGCAGCTGCGCAACTGTCTTTCCTGGAGAAACTCTTTAGCCATTGGTATATTTGTTTTTCTCTAATTTCTTTCAAATTTGTCCCTCCCTatttattcaaaaataaaagtaaaaccaTTTGTTCTCGTTTGTCCGTGCCTTCTATTTTTATCTCTTTGTTCGTTCCAAAGAAAAAGAATCAGAATCTTTTGTTTCCGTTTAATTACTTTATTTTGAATCAGCTCATTAAAGTACTCATCAAAATCTAGTTACGATTAAAGTAAATTCATTCTTAAATTAGACCAGAAGCTTGATTTCACTTTAATTTGTCCTTTTAAAAGTTTTATTGGGTTGAGTTTTCAGATCATCTAATTGCCGATGAATTCTCGGCTGAGGTAGCACAAGGGGCAGCTTATGTTTCAGGACATGATGATGAATCAAGGCCTGTCCTGGTAATTTCAAATCTCTTCTTTTCtacttaatattttttaattgatTTCTACATACGTAATTTCGTGTAATTCTTTTTTGGACCAACATATAGATTTTCCGAATCAAACAAGATTATCAGAAGTTTCACTCACAGAAACTGTAAGTACCTTAAttctatttattaatttttttttctctgGGTTTTTAACTAAAATTTGAATTTATGTAAAATGTAGGTTTACTCGGTTGCTAGTGTTTACACTGGAGGTGGCAATTCAAACTATGGTAAAAGGGGTTGAACAATTTGTTATTCTATTTGATGCAAGTaagttctttttatttttttcaatgaAAAATTACCCTTATTTATGTCATCTAGAAATTTAAAAAGGAAGGGTAGAATGGTAGTTTAGTTTCACATTTACTTGTTTAGACAAATCAGAACTCAGCTTAAAGTAGTGAGTACTATACATTCTATTCTGAGGAGATTCCAAGAATTATCAGTCTGTAAATACCTCTCAAAGACAGCTTTTTCTAGTATAATTAATACTCCTATTTCAGATCCTTTTAAGTTCCAATGTCACGCCTAGTCTCTTATGTAAAGAGCAATTAATTGACTAATCAAACAAAGGAGATGGTGATTGTGCCTAGTGCCTATTAGCTAGTTGTAATAATAGGCAAGCAACAATCTGAAATTCTTTCATGCTTTGCCTGGAGTGCCCTTGAGTTGTTGCTTTCAAACTTGTGAATGTAGGGGTACAACTTGTCATTCTCTTTTAtctaaaaaacaaaaaaggaactTCAAATACTCAATAAAGTCAAGCAAAATTACCCAGAATTATACTTTTTCTTACCTTGTCAGAACCTAACAAAGCCTGTAAGAAGTTTGAATTTTTCTCGTGAGTTTCCTTGGGTGATGATAATTTATTTTTGGGAGTTATGTTTTGACCAAATACTTCTACTATAACTGAGGGGTACCAAATTGCCAAATGCAGGCCTTTTCAGGTCAGCATCAACTTTTATGAACATACTGCTGCCTACACTGAAAATTATCAGCGATTATTATCCAGGCCGCCTTCACAAAGCTTTTGTCATTGATCCTCCTCCTCTTTTCTCTTATCTTTGGAAGGTACTATTTACTTTTATATTACGTCCACTTTATTTTGTCTGCATTTTAGGAATTTTGCACTCACCcaccacttccaaccaagaggttgtgagttcgagtcaccccaagagtaaggtgcggagttcttggagggaaggatgctgagagtctattggaaacagcttctctaccccagggtaggggtaaggtctgcgtacacactatcttccccataccccactaaggtctgcgtacacactatcttccccataccccactagtggaattatactgagttgttgttattgttcttaGTTAACATTGATACTATTTTATAACCTTTATTATTAGGGTAATTATCTAAAATCTTTTTATTTATTCTTAAATATTTAACTTAATTAACATTTCTACTCAATGAAAAAACAAGGTTTAGCTAGGAAAAAAAAGTAGTAATAAATGCTTCTTGTTTTGCCGAGGGACTAGTATTTGATATTGAACAGAGTAATTTATTTCTAAGAGtccgtttggccaagcttctggGAGGCCAAAAATATTTATTGAATGATGTAAGAAAAAACAAGAGTTAGCTAGGAAAAAAAGTAGTAATAAATCTTTTTGAATGAGTTTGCAAAAAGCACCACTCAAATGAATTGGTCAAACACAAAGTGCTATTTTGCAAAAGTCCTTTTGAACAAAAGTAtatctgaaaataaataatttttgagGCCAAAGAGGCTTTAAGTCAAATTAGTGAAAAGCACATCTATAGTATTGTAAGCAACTTTGACGCCAGCataatttctttacttattaTAATAAGTAACTTGTCTTGTATTCAAAATATATTAGAAATTTACATTTTAAAGAGGTTTATATACAAATATCATTTGTGTAACGTGATagtgtaaaatattatttatattatccacATTTATAACTTAAAATCTTTACTTTGTGGTTGGTTTATCACAGGGAGTGAAAGCATTTGTTGAGCTAGCACCACTTACAATGGTAGTATCATCACTTGACTTTGAGGAATCATTGGATTTCAATTACTTCACTTCGTATGATCCAAAATCAGCATCCCATACATTCAACTCTCCTTCATCAATGTCATCAACAGCCAAGATTGGGTCATGCTCCTCTTCAAGATTTGCCTTCACAGTTTCCAATAGCTTTGACTCCCTCAAACCATGGTCTCTTACTTTAATTGACACGTCATCTTCCAAATTAGGCCCCACTACTACCTTATTGGGCCCCGCCATCTCACCTCTCAATGCTCGATCCTACTCCTTTGCATCACCTGTTACTAGGACTCCACGTGGCAACATCGGAGCCGTTAAAAAAGGATTCTTCCCTTCCACAACTTTGCCAACAAAAAAACAAGATTTATTAGATCCAAGCTTCATCAACCATCCAAGGGCTATGAGGCCTTCATTTTTTCAATCACCAGCAATGTTCTTCAAGAAAGAGGGACACGTAAGCAAGACAGAAAAGTCTCAAGAGTCATTTGTACCGTTCTTGAAGTTTTATCGTAGACCGTACGATGAGATGACTTACAGGTCAAAGATGAGACCTCCATTAGGTGGCCTAATATCTATTGTCTCACCACACATTCAACGCCATCATATTTCAGTCTCTCAGCGGTTTTGATACAACTTATACTACATAAAATATATTACTTAGATGTTTATTACCATTACATTACTGACTGTGAACTTTCCTCCCCAACTAATAATTGATCAATTATTTCTCAATTACCCCTAGTGTGTTCAATGGAATTTACAATTATTTCTGTTGCTTTGTCACACCAATATCTACAGTCATAGTAAATAGAATTTGTTATGTGTTTCatagagaaaaaaaaatagactACGTCATATGCGGGATGTGAAATATCGTGAAAAGTCTCattttgtgttatgtgatttgtacTAGCTAATTACTACTACCTTTGGGCAATGCAAAAACAATACATGGGAACAAGATAACGTGCATGGTCGAGATGATGAACATCACATTAAAAGCCATTTATGGGCGAATCATACTGTATAAGTTAAAATTCGCTCTAAAATATTTAGGGTAATGCAGCATTAAGGAAAGAATCAGTCGTGGTCGGCCAGGGAACAACAAGGTTCGTGGTAAAAATGGCAATAATGGCCGAGGTCGAGCATCATTGACAGAATAGCAACGACTAGTTTTtgaaataggatattaaagagaatactctctgcacttgtactactAGGGTTTGTTAGATACATGTCTCAAATAAAtggtgggggagggggggagggaggTAATATTCATTGATAAGAACACGTTTAGaagaagattctctctcttgtaaAGATACAAAGACTAcatttttatcaagattcttaCCCATATTATTCCACCACTTTTACACCTGATCCGACAATAGTTCGAACAAACCTTGGATTTATCTATCATTCATCATTGCCAGGAGGAACATTCGTCCAATctatcctttattgggtgaatcattcctcttatttacttaaatgccatttattgctAGTTATATCCCTATTATTGCTCATTATTTATGAACGTTTTGTGCTTATCATTGCCAACACTTCATTGGATATGTCCCATCTCACACGCGTTTTCAAGATTCgcatctagagttattatcattaactagatttaacctgttattacataaatttaatagtttagccgaaagttatactttttggtcaaacaatgtAGCGTCGTCTATGGGGATTATCTAGTAAACtgttttagtttcttctagatctacaactGACACTGGTTACTAacgtaaagaaaaaaaaaaacaagaacaagaatcttttttttctctttgcaTACATAGATCTAATATGAcaggtaacagagaagaaagaatgagaataatgagcgacctcccaaccaacctcatgaacatcATCCATGAGAGCTCTGAAGCAGTGGACGAGGACACAACGCCCAATGCCTCCCCCAGGCGAGGTGGGTCACATCCTCTCcactgcagcatcacaaaatctcttggtaagaACCTACACATCCACGGTAGAGGAGGCGTCGCCAGCAATAAAGAAGCTCCTTGAGGCCTGGCTAACTGATACGCTAACCAGCATCCTCCATAAGCCCGTTCGGGATACGGCCACAGAAAATGCAAGAACTTgtgttatgccaccagtggacgAGCAACATGATCAACATCCTCCTCCACCTACAACgacaggtattactcacaatgttgTTGGCAATACAGGCGACGACGCTCTCACTGTAGTTCTGAAAAAgatggaggaaatggaaaatgagaaTAAGCTActtcgggaccaaatgagagaacatTAAGAGAGGTTCGATAAAATACCGGGCGCTCCCAAGCTCTTGCCGAGGAGAGACGTCGGTCGATTCGTAGAGCAGCCATATAGCGACGCCGCCACCACATATGCCATtccaaagaccttcaaaatgccgcACTACTTGAAAATATATGACGGCACGACTGACCCCGAGGACCATGTTACCTATTATGTCACCGTtgtgaaaggcaatgacctcgccaaagaacaagtatcctccattttgCTAAAAATATTCGGCGAGACCCTCACTGGAGGAGCATTAACGTGGGATTCGCAGCTGCCGTGTTCCATCGAAACATTCAAAGAAATGGCTgacaagttcgtaacggcccatgctgGGGCCGAAAAGGAAGAGGCGATAGTAAATGACATATTCACCATCAAACAGTCACCGggagagggattgagggacttcctcgcccgattCTACCGATTAAGAATGACCTTACCGAATGTATCGGAAGGGATGGCTATCGCAGCTTTCCAAAACGGGTTAAACAGAAATGGTTCAAGGGTAACAAGAAAATTATTGAGTCATCTTATGAAGTGCCCCTAACGACTTGGGACGAAATACATAATGCATATTGCGCCGAAGTCCGAGAAGACGAGGACGGCCTCAATGGGCCAACCCATCGACTGACTTCGGTGCAGGCAGAATCTAGGAAAGATCGAAGAAATGATGTCAGAAGGGTTCTCGCTGCCTCACGACCTAACCGGGAACGACATCTCCCATATGTCAGGACCACTGCTGCATCTTCATCCCGCCATGAAGATGGCCCATCCCGATCGAGAACGGGGACTCACCGGAACGAGAGAAGTATTCCTTTTATTATCCGCTTATAATTTTTATGTATTACCTACAGAGATAGTCTATGCCTTAGAGAAGCTCGAACCGAAGGTGAAATGGCCGCAAAAGATGAGGTCAGGCCCAAATACCAGAAAATTAGACGCCCTCTGCTagttccatcaagagcgaggacacaaaaTCGAAGATTCCATCGCTCTGAGacaggaggtcgtaaacatgctACAACAGGGACACCTCAAGGAGTTGCTGAGCGATCGAGGAATGACCACCTTCGCTAGAGGGCGTGAATAACATCAAGGGATGCCAAAACTTCCCTCGCCGGCCcgcaccatccacatgatcatcgatgGTAGGGACGACGCCTCCATCAACAAcgtgaagttcaccacaacccacaagGTCAAACGGTTGATCGCCCACGAACGGTAtaatgaactcgaagaaagtatcatcttcgataaatATGATACCAACGGTTTAGccttccctcactatgatgctctTGTCATCACTTTACAAATTTTAGATATTGATGTGATACGAattatggtagacgatgggagtggtgcatgcattatccatcctcgagtacttgtacaaatgaaactcgaagataagatagtgtcgcgctgcatcacactaacaaGCTTTAATAATGCTGTTGAGCGAACATCCGACGAGATCACACTCCCCATCCTAGCAAGTGGCATCACTCTGGAAACAACcacattccatatcatggaccaggAGACAacatacaacgccataataggaTGACCTTGGATACACACCATGCGAGCTATCCCCTATAtcttgtaccaagtcatcaaattcccaactccatggggaatGTTCAGTAGAAGATGGGAGAAACGCACATCCCAGGAATGCTACCTCATCGCCTTAGACTGTACGGACACCCAACAaacaaaagataaagaaaaataggcatagcaatcaacaagGTCGAGGTCGGTATGTGATGACAGCgaggacgtcatcagagaccTCGATACGGTCGAGGCCACAGGATCAaccatagaggacctcgaccccgttcagtTAGACAGCAATGACTATagcaagaaagcttacatcggctaCAAGCTTCAGGAACCGGGTAAGTTTCGTGAATTTTTAACTGCTAACATAGACTTGTTTACTTTTAACCATGCAGATATGCTAGGTATCCCAAAGGAGATCGCCACGCACAAATTGAACGTCGATCCATTCTACCCCCTGATGAGGCAAGTTAGGCGTAAGTTCAACTCTGCAATTAATGACGCAGTACACGAAGAAGTGGAAAAATTGATGGAAAATGGCTCCATCAGGGAGTTGAAGTGCCGccaatgggtcgccaacgtagtcatggtgaaaaagaagaatgacaAATGGCGTATGTGCGTTGATTTCATTGACGTGAACAAATCTTTCCCCaaggattcatttccattatcccacatcgaccaactcatcgacgcaacagCCGGGCACGCGCTACTAAgcttcttggatgcctactcgaGCTATAATCAGATCCTCTTGGAGGaagaggaccaggaaaaaaccACCCTCATCACCCGCCAGGGGACATattgctacagggtcatgcccttcAGACTGAAAAATACGggggcaacttaccaaaggttggtgacgaAGATATTCAAAGACTAACTCGGTAAAATGatggaagtctacatagacgacatgctggtcaagtccaaaaggaaagaagatcacatcgaccacttgaGAGAAGCCTTCGGAATACTCACACAATACGACATGAAACtgaaccccgaaaaatatgcattCAGCATGTCCTCGggaaaattcttgggtttcctagtgtcgcaacgaggtatcgaggtcaatctcgatcaaatcaaagccatcgaagggataccagagcacttgaccaccaaaaacAGGTCGAGAGGTTGACTGGACGTATCACCGCCTTTTTGAGGTTCATTTCGTGATCCTCCTATAGGTGCCATAAGTTCTTTGGCGTACTCAAAAAGGAGAACGGCCTCCAATGGACCCCTGAGCGTGTCCAAGCCatgaaggagttaaaggtgtaCTTGTCATCGCCACCGTTGCTTTCAAAACCAGAACTGTGACAACCCCTCCTCATCTATCTCACCGTGTCCGAAGTAGTTGTGAGCGTCGTCCTggtccaagaaaataaaggtacgcaatcccccatctattacattagcaaaacactagtcgaCGCCGAGACAAGATACCCCCAtctcgtagcttcacgaaagcttagaccatgtttccaatgccaccccatctcaGTTGTCACGACTTGCCCCTTGagaagcattttgcataaacccgagcgtTCAGGCAGGgtggaaattcttgagtttcattaagcttgaattggggtgtgatttgtgattttagcattgtttgactagatttgaggtttcaaataagttcgtatgatgttttagaacttgttggtgtattgagttgaggccccgagggcctcgagtgagtttcggatggttaacagatcaaaagtgagacttagctgctgcaatttttatgCTGGAAATGctatcaaaatcgggctgcctgtcaaaatcgggctccctgtcaaaatcgaactCCCTATCACAATCGAACTCCTTGTCAAAATTGGACTCCTTGTCACaatcggactccctgtcaaaatcaaactccctgtcaaaatcgagctccctgacaaatcgggctccctgacaaatcggacTGCCTGTCAATTGGGCTCCCTGGCAAATCGGGCTCgctgacagatctgtaagttataaaaacaggggacttcgtcccatttgccatttttgacgaattagaGTTTgatgagaggcgattttgatatattttcaaggaaaaatattggggtaagtgattctaacttggatttggtcaatatacacgaatatatcattgttttcaccatttaattagtgttttgagatagaaatttgggaaaattttagaaatctcatagaaacaaaattttgagatttcaatgtcgatccggagtcggatttgaatgaaactagtatggctggactcgtaattgaatgggttatcggattttgtgagtttcgcagGATTCTGAGAAATGGGCCCCAtggacgatttttgagctaatttcggattttgttttgaaaaatgtagtattttcttatgaaattgatttttataatttttgttgactgtatcgaattaattatgactagatacgagtcgatcggagtcggaaaatcgagaaaaaaatataatacttggttaaattggagcaagtcgaggtaagtgacttgtctaaccttgtgtgggggaaatttcccatataattgatattgatgtgattattgaaatatgttgaaagtcgtgtacacgagctaaatatgaaagattatatttttaaattgtgtagatcattgttgcgcatttattaaattattttatcttgttatattcttcatcattgatcttagatatataccttaaatttgtttgaccttttcctgctaattgttatacctgtttagttaaaacttggtttcttttattcttgtattatttgaagggtgattttctttaagttaaatattattaatatgaaatatttgacattttaaatttgttattgaagcaacgtattaaagattttgaagtattatttttctgaattatttattcttgaatattttgtaagatttttgtactcattgtgatggagccgtgagctttttattgtggaaaaatattattgatgatttattttggcatgagccgtgagttctttattgtggaaaaatattgttgttgaattattttggcaagataaattatttgagcacttgaggtacaaattgtgatatattatgatatggatacgcatgcggtggtataaggtctgggtattgaaacgcatgcggtgagattagggtggattgatacgcgtggctagtatgggaaactactagaagtcatgcggtgtgataaggatggctaaaacgtgggatgctatttcgggaaaaaaaatattttctttaaaataaattgtgaaggctcccgtggtgagataaggaaatgagatattgtgaatttatttatgatttgggactacgaggcggtacctcgggagtgcccttgttgatattgatttatggccgtagttgccttgattaattgttgtgattttcttaaagttgaaagaaaattctgttttgtttccacgagatattatttgccattattttgtgtaattaaatggtgacatactacttgattcatttccaatgccATTTTATTTtcctatattgttaaacattttaccatgccattattatattccagtagggtctcacatgacctcgtcactactcttccgagattaggcttgacacttactggataccgctgtggtgtactcatactatgcttctgcacatctttttgtgcagatccaggtacatcttac
It includes:
- the LOC104116235 gene encoding phosphatidylinositol/phosphatidylcholine transfer protein SFH4-like, encoding MGKKEQNVSKEKERVEAVLNLLRKQEPLTVKQEKFCNYACIERFLKAKGDNVKKAAKQLRNCLSWRNSLAIDHLIADEFSAEVAQGAAYVSGHDDESRPVLIFRIKQDYQKFHSQKLFTRLLVFTLEVAIQTMVKGVEQFVILFDASLFRSASTFMNILLPTLKIISDYYPGRLHKAFVIDPPPLFSYLWKGVKAFVELAPLTMVVSSLDFEESLDFNYFTSYDPKSASHTFNSPSSMSSTAKIGSCSSSRFAFTVSNSFDSLKPWSLTLIDTSSSKLGPTTTLLGPAISPLNARSYSFASPVTRTPRGNIGAVKKGFFPSTTLPTKKQDLLDPSFINHPRAMRPSFFQSPAMFFKKEGHVSKTEKSQESFVPFLKFYRRPYDEMTYRSKMRPPLGGLISIVSPHIQRHHISVSQRF